In Mytilus edulis chromosome 6, xbMytEdul2.2, whole genome shotgun sequence, the following proteins share a genomic window:
- the LOC139528261 gene encoding uncharacterized protein, with translation MIDTCSLFLLLGLLVSYGENIKAIQNITLDGSKLVTVDMLDALRTNLTNLATELIEHNSKMDKPIFFHAKMPAAKVDYNKNSIVKFSSILNNDGDIFNHGDSVFVSPVTGVYLFSWTMLTYSGKSISTELRVDNVVKATLHASLGMAVGHVSVSKTAICRVDKNEHVWIQTGDSYIGNGFDYDAGSSSSFMGALIYKI, from the exons ATGATAGATACGTGTTCACTGTTTCTACTCTTGGGACTCCTTGTATCATATGGAGAAAATATAAAAGCAATTCAAAACATTACCTTGGACGGAAGTAAATTGGTAACCGTTGATATGTTGGATGCTTTGAGGACAAATTTGACGAACTTAGCAACAGAACTAATCGAACATA ATTCTAAGATGGACAAGCCGATTTTCTTCCATGCAAAGATGCCTGCAGCTAAAGTAGATTACAACAAAAACTCCATTGTGAAATTTAGCAGTATTTTAAACAATGATGGAGATATTTTTAACCATGGAGACAGTGTTTTTGTTTCACCTGTTACTGGCGTTTACTTATTTTCCTGGACAATGCTTACCTACAGTGGGAAATCCATTAGTACTGAATTACGAGTAGACAATGTTGTTAAGGCAACACTCCATGCAAGTCTCGGTATGGCTGTTGGACATGTATCGGTCAGTAAAACTGCTATTTGTAGAGTAGATAAGAATGAACACGTGTGGATACAGACTGGTGATTCTTACATAGGAAACGGTTTTGACTACGATGCCGGAAGTTCGAGTTCATTCATGGGTGCTCTCATATACAAGATTTAA